In a single window of the Syntrophus gentianae genome:
- a CDS encoding GumC family protein: protein MQKQMDYQELKNLISQLMRRRGKTFLVTFFSLLSLIVITAFVLPPVYVSKSTILIEAQQIPQEYVRTSVTSYVEERLTTISQQIMSRAKLLEIINQFNLYPEMRKTFAIEEIIGNMRNDINLETISTGSFGKKRIQSGTAKAETTIAFTLSYSGKDPATVQKVASVLASLYLEENFKKRGERAAGITEFLNSQLNELKKQMDGYANQISALKSAHMGELPEHGAANIQALDQLRRDLDQVNAQIRTAQERKIYLESQLTTVDQFITNKEKGEVEQNPTVRLETLRSELINRQTTLSDKHPDIIRLKREIRELEKQMAEGKKTGDKRKPSLGKTNINPAYTSLKTQIETAAMDIRSLQQQGAQIRSQMGAYQGKLNRAPMIEADYKGLLSDYENAKNKYNDIMNKLLESRVAQGMEESQKAERFTIIESAAFPEKADKPNRPRILLAGLILSLFGSIVLIVTQESLDKSIKTETDLHSLAGVPVLSVIPFMSNVVEKRSWQLDKKTLTLLAASLGTAVVLLILTHVFLYPLDSLWIRVQRKILLMF, encoded by the coding sequence ATGCAAAAACAGATGGATTACCAGGAACTCAAGAATTTGATCAGCCAATTGATGAGACGGCGCGGCAAAACGTTCCTTGTCACTTTTTTTTCATTGCTATCGCTGATAGTCATTACTGCTTTTGTACTTCCCCCTGTTTATGTATCCAAGTCCACCATCCTGATCGAAGCACAACAGATTCCGCAGGAGTATGTTCGAACCTCGGTCACAAGCTACGTGGAAGAACGGCTGACAACCATCTCCCAACAGATTATGAGCCGCGCCAAACTCCTCGAAATCATCAACCAGTTCAATCTCTATCCAGAAATGCGGAAAACCTTCGCCATAGAAGAAATCATCGGCAACATGCGCAATGACATCAATCTGGAGACGATCAGCACTGGCAGTTTTGGTAAAAAAAGGATCCAATCCGGCACGGCAAAAGCAGAAACGACAATCGCCTTCACTCTTTCTTATAGCGGCAAGGACCCGGCCACGGTGCAGAAGGTCGCCAGTGTCCTGGCCTCGCTTTACCTGGAAGAAAATTTCAAGAAACGGGGAGAAAGGGCCGCAGGGATAACGGAATTCCTTAATTCGCAGCTCAATGAACTGAAGAAACAGATGGATGGCTACGCCAACCAGATCAGCGCCTTGAAAAGCGCCCATATGGGTGAACTGCCGGAACATGGTGCGGCCAACATCCAGGCCCTCGACCAGCTCCGCCGTGATCTCGATCAAGTCAACGCCCAGATCCGAACCGCCCAGGAAAGAAAGATCTATCTGGAGAGCCAGCTGACAACGGTGGATCAGTTCATTACCAATAAGGAAAAGGGAGAGGTGGAGCAGAATCCCACGGTCCGGCTGGAGACCCTTCGCAGCGAATTGATCAACCGCCAGACGACCCTGAGCGATAAACATCCGGACATCATCCGCCTGAAACGGGAAATCCGGGAACTGGAGAAGCAGATGGCCGAAGGTAAGAAAACCGGAGACAAGAGGAAACCGTCCCTCGGGAAGACAAACATCAATCCTGCCTACACCTCTCTGAAAACCCAGATTGAAACGGCGGCGATGGACATCCGTTCCCTTCAGCAGCAGGGCGCCCAGATTCGCAGCCAAATGGGCGCATACCAGGGCAAGCTGAATCGGGCGCCAATGATTGAAGCGGATTACAAGGGTCTCCTCAGCGATTATGAAAACGCTAAAAACAAATACAACGACATTATGAATAAACTTCTGGAATCCAGGGTAGCCCAAGGGATGGAGGAGTCGCAGAAGGCTGAGCGCTTCACCATTATTGAATCGGCCGCTTTTCCGGAGAAAGCGGACAAACCAAACCGGCCCAGGATTCTCCTTGCCGGACTAATTCTGTCTCTTTTTGGCAGCATCGTCCTCATCGTCACTCAGGAGTCCTTGGATAAATCCATCAAGACCGAAACGGATTTACATTCGTTGGCCGGAGTTCCTGTACTGTCCGTCATTCCTTTTATGAGCAATGTGGTGGAGAAAAGAAGTTGGCAGCTGGACAAAAAAACGCTGACTCTCCTTGCAGCTTCCCTCGGCACCGCCGTTGTTCTGCTTATTCTTACCCATGTATTTCTCTACCCGCTGGACAGTCTCTGGATTCGCGTGCAGCGGAAAATATTGCTGATGTTTTGA
- a CDS encoding outer membrane beta-barrel protein → MNEKKRLPYFVFSLFLLLCPLFLSLSQAAEITLTPSVGLRTEYDDNIDFDHNNIKRDDFIFTVSPGLRLDYKTERTYLGATAKVNVLRYADYSDEDTVNQYYGVNASHKLTEKFAIRANAGYNRDTTQDTYLDESGIVTKKSTVHRYSGGAGLSYSLNEVSDLALNYSHSATDYTNQYDEDTTNDSVSLTYSHAFLDRRFILSVSPYYGRYDSDTSTVDNYGLSLGMSHRFWETLVVNAMVGARYSDTQYHLSKYHLQDSTDTNWNWTANISATKSWETASATVGYTRDLYYNSDGEPVNVDRFSASASRKFTDKFGANVSGTLYFTKSDNSDNRANEEDSRYYSVSPSLYYTFTKDHRLDVGYTYANDYDKTLDRYETIERNRFWILLTFNFPYTW, encoded by the coding sequence ATGAACGAAAAAAAGAGGCTGCCGTACTTTGTATTTTCCTTATTCTTGCTCTTATGCCCGCTTTTTCTTTCGCTCTCCCAGGCGGCGGAAATCACCCTCACACCGTCGGTGGGGCTTCGAACTGAGTACGATGACAACATCGATTTCGACCACAACAATATAAAGCGGGATGACTTTATCTTCACCGTCAGTCCGGGCCTCAGGCTGGACTACAAAACGGAACGTACGTATCTTGGCGCCACGGCAAAGGTGAATGTGCTGAGGTATGCGGATTATAGCGATGAAGATACCGTCAACCAGTATTACGGAGTGAATGCCTCCCATAAACTCACGGAAAAGTTCGCGATTCGGGCCAACGCCGGCTACAACCGGGATACAACCCAGGATACGTATCTTGATGAAAGCGGAATCGTCACGAAAAAATCCACCGTTCATCGGTATTCGGGTGGCGCAGGTCTTTCCTACAGCCTGAACGAGGTCTCGGACCTGGCTTTGAATTACTCCCATTCCGCAACCGATTACACGAATCAGTATGACGAAGACACCACCAACGATTCCGTAAGCTTGACATACAGTCACGCCTTTCTTGACCGCCGCTTTATCCTGTCGGTTTCGCCCTACTATGGCCGCTACGACTCGGATACCAGCACTGTGGACAACTACGGCCTCTCCCTGGGAATGAGTCACCGTTTTTGGGAAACTTTGGTTGTAAATGCCATGGTGGGCGCTCGATACTCCGATACTCAGTATCACCTGTCGAAATATCACCTTCAAGACTCAACGGATACCAACTGGAACTGGACGGCCAACATCTCTGCGACCAAGTCCTGGGAAACAGCTTCCGCCACTGTCGGCTATACCAGAGACCTCTATTACAACAGCGATGGGGAACCGGTCAATGTGGACCGCTTCTCTGCCAGCGCAAGCAGGAAATTCACCGATAAATTCGGCGCGAATGTCAGCGGAACGCTTTACTTCACCAAATCGGATAATTCAGACAATCGTGCAAACGAGGAAGATTCACGGTACTACTCGGTTTCACCGAGCCTGTATTACACCTTCACCAAGGATCACAGGCTGGATGTCGGGTATACCTATGCCAACGATTACGACAAGACCCTGGACCGGTACGAGACCATCGAGCGCAACCGGTTCTGGATTCTTCTGACTTTCAATTTTCCCTATACCTGGTAA
- a CDS encoding polysaccharide biosynthesis/export family protein has protein sequence MKKNGKFVISFLLSLLLVLTLKDAFAQSSSYRIGPGDALEISVWKDESLKRELVVPPDGVITFPLIQEVKVADLTVAELRDIVTKKISVYVPDANVTVILLRTPSMTASVVGKVNKPGQFPITQETDVMQILAMAGDLNPFAAGSRILILRKEGGKDIKIPFDYHEVKKGENLQQNIFLKRGDVVVVP, from the coding sequence ATGAAAAAAAACGGCAAATTCGTCATCTCTTTTCTTTTGAGTCTCCTGCTCGTTTTGACGCTTAAAGATGCCTTTGCCCAGAGCAGTTCCTATCGAATCGGCCCCGGCGACGCGCTGGAAATATCCGTGTGGAAGGACGAGAGTCTGAAGCGGGAGCTTGTCGTGCCGCCCGATGGCGTCATTACGTTTCCCCTGATTCAGGAAGTGAAGGTTGCCGATCTCACCGTGGCGGAGCTTCGCGACATTGTCACAAAAAAAATCTCCGTTTATGTCCCTGACGCCAACGTAACGGTCATCCTGCTGCGAACCCCCAGCATGACGGCCTCCGTCGTGGGCAAGGTCAACAAGCCCGGCCAGTTTCCCATCACCCAGGAAACCGATGTCATGCAGATTCTGGCCATGGCCGGCGACCTCAACCCTTTTGCCGCAGGCAGCAGAATCCTCATCCTGCGGAAAGAGGGAGGAAAGGACATCAAGATCCCCTTTGATTACCATGAGGTCAAGAAGGGGGAGAATCTTCAGCAGAACATTTTCCTCAAACGCGGCGATGTGGTCGTGGTGCCCTGA
- a CDS encoding tetratricopeptide repeat protein, which translates to MKAKRIGAAVLMMIFLAVCLSACGSPEERKAKFFKNGEELYKKGDYAKAIINYQNAVKIDPRFAQAHQMIGLSNFRLKRWKPAYDSLNKAVELNPQLWEAQVTLGSLLFAAGKKKEALEKADLVLAKVPDHEEALLLKSLCLLADQKADEAESILKGLIARNPKKEEPYLMLAELKNRQNLPADAQGILKNLIAQNPQSRKGRLMLIAMLERQKALPEAETEYKALAALDPAADGPKLLLASFYQRTGRPSAAEAILLEMVKSHPNKLDPRIQLAQFYAAGKKYDSMVTVLQKAIQDFPKELAPYDILARYYLTLNNSKQSIALLEQYLNKAGSDPGSLKAKLLLAGILYPSGNKEKATKLVDEVIKENPQDEAAHAMKGDILADKKDYVTAIAEYRAVLKSSPNSIPVLLRLARVHHLNKEDNLAEDTYKTILSKQPKSESALFGLALLEESRKRPDQALAYYEKIRGFYPNNAGAAIGMTRILENKGEIAKARAIHEEMIARYPNSPLLINNLAFHLAEYAPTPANLNRAEKLLSPLMKTYGKNYHFADTAAWIAYRQGRYAQAKELLAGLDAATLRNPAISYHMGMICLSLGNVSEARSYLNVAAASPEPFPGDRDARNALSKLGANPR; encoded by the coding sequence ATGAAAGCGAAAAGAATCGGCGCAGCTGTTCTCATGATGATTTTTCTTGCCGTTTGCCTGTCGGCCTGCGGCAGCCCTGAAGAACGGAAGGCCAAGTTCTTCAAGAACGGGGAGGAGCTCTACAAAAAGGGGGATTATGCCAAGGCGATCATCAATTACCAGAACGCCGTCAAGATCGATCCCCGCTTCGCCCAGGCCCACCAGATGATCGGCCTCTCCAATTTCCGGCTGAAGCGCTGGAAACCGGCCTATGACTCGCTGAACAAAGCCGTGGAACTGAATCCCCAGCTCTGGGAGGCGCAGGTCACCCTGGGAAGCCTTCTCTTCGCGGCGGGAAAGAAGAAGGAGGCCCTCGAGAAAGCCGATCTCGTCCTGGCGAAAGTCCCGGATCATGAGGAGGCCCTGCTGCTCAAGTCCCTCTGCCTTCTGGCTGATCAGAAGGCGGACGAAGCCGAATCGATTCTCAAAGGCCTGATCGCCCGGAATCCGAAAAAGGAAGAGCCCTACCTGATGCTGGCGGAACTGAAGAACCGGCAGAACCTTCCCGCCGATGCCCAGGGGATTTTGAAAAACCTGATTGCCCAGAATCCGCAGAGCAGAAAAGGCCGGCTGATGTTGATTGCGATGCTGGAAAGGCAGAAGGCATTGCCGGAAGCGGAGACCGAATACAAGGCACTGGCAGCCCTCGATCCTGCAGCCGATGGACCGAAGCTTCTCCTGGCGAGTTTCTACCAGCGGACGGGGCGACCTTCGGCGGCCGAAGCCATCCTGCTGGAGATGGTCAAGAGTCATCCCAACAAGCTGGATCCCCGGATCCAACTCGCCCAGTTTTACGCGGCAGGGAAGAAGTATGATTCCATGGTTACCGTCCTCCAGAAGGCCATTCAGGATTTTCCCAAGGAACTGGCGCCCTATGACATCCTGGCCCGGTATTATCTGACCTTGAACAACTCGAAACAGTCCATTGCCCTTCTCGAACAGTATCTGAACAAGGCCGGAAGCGATCCCGGCAGTCTGAAAGCCAAACTCCTGCTGGCCGGCATCCTCTATCCCTCGGGGAACAAGGAGAAAGCCACGAAGCTCGTGGATGAGGTCATCAAGGAAAACCCGCAGGATGAAGCAGCCCATGCCATGAAGGGCGACATCCTGGCGGACAAGAAGGATTACGTCACCGCCATCGCGGAATATCGCGCCGTACTCAAGTCGTCGCCCAATTCCATCCCGGTCCTCCTGCGGCTGGCCCGGGTTCACCACCTGAACAAGGAAGACAACCTGGCTGAAGACACCTACAAGACCATTCTCTCCAAGCAGCCCAAGTCCGAAAGCGCCCTCTTCGGCCTGGCCCTGCTGGAGGAATCCCGGAAGAGGCCGGATCAGGCGCTGGCCTATTACGAGAAGATCCGCGGTTTCTACCCGAACAACGCCGGGGCGGCCATCGGCATGACCCGCATCCTGGAAAACAAGGGGGAAATCGCCAAGGCGCGGGCCATTCATGAAGAAATGATCGCCCGTTACCCCAATTCGCCCCTGCTCATCAACAATCTGGCTTTCCACCTGGCTGAATACGCGCCGACGCCGGCAAACCTGAACCGGGCTGAAAAGCTTCTTTCACCCTTAATGAAAACCTATGGGAAGAATTATCACTTCGCGGACACGGCCGCCTGGATTGCTTACCGGCAGGGCCGTTATGCCCAGGCGAAAGAGCTGCTGGCGGGACTGGATGCCGCCACGCTCCGCAATCCCGCGATCAGCTACCACATGGGCATGATCTGTCTTTCCCTGGGAAACGTTTCCGAGGCCCGCTCTTATCTGAATGTCGCTGCGGCAAGTCCGGAGCCTTTCCCCGGAGACAGGGATGCCAGGAATGCCTTGTCGAAGCTGGGGGCGAATCCCCGCTGA